DNA from Pirellulales bacterium:
ATCACGGTTCCAAGCGGGTCGCTGATGGTCGGCGAGTGTCGCGGCCTCTCCAGGCCATAAGCGTCTCTGTTGTCTGCCAGCGTTCGACTCGCCGCGTCGTTCACGTCTTGGCTGATGTTACGCAATCACTTATCCCACAACATTTTATGTAGCACGCCGATCAGCGAACCTCGTCTCTGCCACAAAGCCGATTGTTTTTATCGGGATTTGTCTCTAGGTTGGCTCTCGTGCGCGACGTCTCGCACAGCCACCTCGATCATACTCCCATTGTCTCGCACTCCGATCCATCCTCAGCAACTCGCCGCCCCGGTCGCGCCGAGCGGTCTCACAGGGCGCGAACGCGAAGTGCTGGCGCGCATCGCGGTGGGCATGACCAGCAAAGAGATCGCGGCCTCGCTCGGCGTCAGTCTTCGCACCATCAACACCCATCGCGAGCATCTGGCGAAGAAGCTCAACACGTCGTCGGTCGCTGGGATGGTACGGTACGCGATCGAACACGACGTCAACGTCGAAC
Protein-coding regions in this window:
- a CDS encoding helix-turn-helix transcriptional regulator, which codes for MSRTPIHPQQLAAPVAPSGLTGREREVLARIAVGMTSKEIAASLGVSLRTINTHREHLAKKLNTSSVAGMVRYAIEHDVNVEP